The Salvia miltiorrhiza cultivar Shanhuang (shh) chromosome 1, IMPLAD_Smil_shh, whole genome shotgun sequence genome has a window encoding:
- the LOC131006153 gene encoding cationic amino acid transporter 7, chloroplastic-like, with the protein MESHSSSSFSTFNSYLHALSDTPRRLSRRACSVSTSFEETSRARARSGSDMRRSLRWHDLIGFGVGGMVGAGVFVTSGRASRLYAGPAVVLSYAIAGLCALLSAFCYTEFAVEMPVAGGAFSYIRVTFGEFLAFVTGANLIVDYVLSNAAVARGFTAYLGTALGLPAHASLRFTVHALPDGYNEMDLIAVAVVLLLTFVICYSTRESSWLNMVLTVLHILFIVFVIVVGFWRGDLKNFTEPGNPENAGGFFPFGASGVFNGAAMVYLSYIGYDAVSTMAEEVKNPAKNIPIGVSGSVILVTVLYCLMAASMSALLPYDKIDADAPFSGAFEAGAAGWRWAANMIGAGASMGIVTSLLVAMLGQARYMCVIGRSCVVPAWFARVHPATSTPINASAFLGIFTATIALFTDLNILLNLVSIGSLFVFYMVANAVIYRRYAPHGTSNPWPTLSFLFCFSLTSLIFTLLWQFAPAGRPKAFMLGSCVALALGVVLLFHLMVPQARKPEFWGVPFMPWIPSISIFLNIFLLGSLDKPSYVRFGVFSCLVVLVYVLYSVHSSFDAERDGILTQKAVEGAVESGDDAQKV; encoded by the exons ATGGAAAGCCactcctcctcctccttctcCACCTTCAATTCCTACCTCCACGCCCTCTCCGACACCCCGCGCCGCCTCTCCCGCCGCGCCTGCTCCGTCTCCACCTCCTTCGAGGAGACGAGCCGGGCCCGCGCCCGCTCCGGCTCCGACATGCGCCGCAGCCTCCGCTGGCACGACCTCATCGGCTTCGGCGTCGGCGGCATGGTCGGCGCCGGCGTCTTCGTCACCTCCGGCCGCGCCAGCCGCCTCTACGCCGGCCCCGCCGTCGTCCTCTCCTACGCCATTGCCGGCCTCTGCGCCCTCCTCTCCGCCTTCTGCTACACCGAGTTCGCCGTCGAGATGCCCGTCGCCGGCGGCGCCTTCAGCTACATCCGCGTCACCTTCGGCGAGTTCCTCGCCTTCGTCACCGGCGCCAACCTCATCGTCGACTACGTCCTCTCCAATGCCGCCGTCGCCCGCGGCTTCACCGCCTACCTCGGCACCGCCCTCGGCCTCCCCGCCCACGCCAGCCTCCGCTTCACCGTCCACGCCCTCCCCGACGGCTACAACGAGATGGATCTCATCGCCGTCGCCGTCGTCCTCCTCCTCACCTTCGTCATCTGCTACAG TACGAGGGAGAGCTCGTGGCTGAACATGGTGCTAACGGTGCTACACATTTTGTTCATAGTGTTTGTGATAGTGGTGGGTTTTTGGAGGGGAGATTTGAAGAATTTTACCGAACCCGGCAACCCGGAAAATGCGGGCGGGTTCTTCCCGTTCGGAGCCTCCGGCGTGTTTAATGGGGCGGCGATGGTGTACCTCAGCTACATCGGGTACGATGCCGTTTCGACCATGGCGGAGGAGGTCAAGAATCCGGCGAAGAACATTCCGATTGGTGTGTCGGGCTCCGTGATCCTCGTGACGGTTCTCTACTGCTTGATGGCCGCTTCGATGTCCGCGCTCCTCCCTTACGACAAG ATTGACGCGGATGCCCCCTTCTCGGGGGCATTCGAGGCGGGCGCGGCCGGGTGGCGGTGGGCGGCGAACATGATCGGGGCCGGGGCGAGCATGGGCATCGTGACGTCGCTTCTGGTGGCGATGCTGGGGCAGGCGCGGTACATGTGCGTCATCGGGCGATCGTGCGTGGTCCCCGCGTGGTTCGCCCGGGTCCACCCGGCCACGTCGACACCGATCAATGCCTCCGCCTTCCTTG GAATCTTCACCGCAACAATCGCCCTCTTCACGGACCTAAACATATTGCTAAACCTCGTCTCAATTGGGTCCCTCTTCGTGTTCTACATGGTGGCGAATGCGGTGATCTACAGGCGCTACGCCCCTCATGGAACGAGCAACCCGTGGCCGACCCTCTCCTTCCTCTTCTGCTTCTCACTCACCTCTCTCATCTTCACCCTGCTGTGGCAATTTGCCCCAGCAGGTAGGCCTAAGGCCTTCATGCTTGGGTCATGCGTTGCCCTAGCTTTGGGAGTTGTACTCTTGTTCCATTTGATGGTACCTCAGGCCCGAAAGCCCGAGTTTTGGGGTGTCCCATTCATGCCATGGATCCCTTCCATCTCCATATTCCTCAACATATTCTTGTTGGGCTCTCTTGATAAGCCTTCTTACGTGAGGTTCGGGGTTTTCTCGTGCCTTGTGGTGCTTGTCTATGTCCTCTATAGCGTGCACTCGAGCTTCGATGCGGAGAGGGATGGGATTCTTACCCAGAAGGCCGTCGAAGGCGCCGTGGAAAGtggagatgatgctcagaaagTGTGA